aaatgtcaacattatgTTGATATGGGCATTATATTGCCATTTTtctctcaagaaaaaaaaatgaagcaatttTATTCTTGAATATGATGTTATTGTTTGATTTCAAAAGCATTCAATTtggttaaaatgtaaaatatcaatACTTATTTTTAGCAAATACTGATGAACACGAATTAACACAGTCTGCataaatggacatttttcttaTCATATTAGTTAATTTCAACAGTGATAGTTATCATTTGTCTTGTGATAGAGTCTGATGTTAAGTAACTTCAGGCTCGGTGAGATGTGCCTGTAGTAATGCGGTGTCTCTTTAAAGGAAGGGGGAGTGTagaagagggacagaggaaagagatgaATAGAAGGCACCAGAACCACCTACCATGACCAAGTGCGCTGTAAATGTAGGACAGAAATTCGAGTGGAATACAAACGGATCATCAAGCGACATATTCGAGGGAAAACCATGTTTGGATGTGCCTTATCTGATCCAATTTTTTTCAAATATGCCACCTCATGCGATCATTGGAACACAGGAAAAGTGCTTTTCCTCCCAAACATTTCTTGCATTTTGAAACGGAAAAGGAGAGTGGCAGTGAAATACATCCCTGTGCTATCTTTCGATTATCAATGGTAGGCATTGCATAATTCACCCTTATCCACCGGAGCCGTTTGGTTCCTCCTCTTTGGGAAGAGGGGGACGCCAGAAAAAACCGACTACATCCAGCGGCTGCCTTCACGGTGGTGCCTGCAATTGTTTGGCAATGCCCTTTTCTCTCTTAGGAAGAACTTGCAGACAGTAGCGGGGGAACAAGCGGGGGAAGGATGCATTTAAAGCTGGatgtgtgctgcattcagggagATTCGGCAATAATAGCAGCTCGAGCAGAAACAGCGAGTGCGGCGGGCCTGGGAAGCACCCAGCCCCACtatctcctccttttcctccccccCTGCAGGACCATGCTTGCGTGAGGGATGAGGCTGTGCACAGGGACACCAGGCCAGAGCTGCGGCCTACTTCTCACAAGAGCCGGTCTCTCGACTGCAAGACCTGTGAACACATTGCCACCATCAAATCAGCATCTTTGGTACgcagctccctctctcctccgttTGCATAGAAAatacctgtgtgtgcgtgcgtgcgtgagtgtgtgtgagtgcgccCGCGCGCGTCTGttagtgtatgtgtgcgtgcatgcgcgCGCGGCggggggtgaggaggggagggaaggggtgTCTGTGTTCTCAGCTGTACATCTGTAGTCATGGCAACCAGATCCTGTTAATGGATGTCattttttccatcctcagcttcactctctgcctcttgcttttatgtgtgtgcattgcaTTTATATGTATTCCCTATAAATCTCTGCCTGATGTCTGTTACCAATGAGGTTTCGTTTTTGTCAGATTGTAAATGGTTGTGCATTCCCACGTCTCCTCTCGTTTCTTTAACAGCCGTCTTTCAGATTGGTCTTGAGCTGAACAGAGGCGTCATATGAATGTTAGTTATTCATCAGAAATGGTGCTGAAGAGGTTGGCTGATTAATTCACGTTATGTGATCAAGAGTTGATTCTAATCAAGAGTGTGAATGGGATTAAACAGCAGAGCCTCTGTGCGGTGATGAACTTCCCCTCTTTTGTGTGACACTGATGCTGAAAGGCATTGCCATAAAGGATTGTCAGACTTCTATTATTCATCAGCTCCTGTTAAGTTCTTGGGTTGCTGTGCATGTGTAGTAATCTACAAGCTGATTGCTTTTCGGTTTGCAGAATTGTGGCGCGTTTTTAGGCCACAGCTTGTGATTTACCAGctgtcttttttctgcctccaccaTGGCAGTTGTGTCTCTCCGCCTGCTCCGTTTCTtttacttcctgcttcctgtgttCCCCCGTCTAGGTCATCAGGTAGATCCAGGAGCATGAGCAGGACTTTGAGCTGCGGGAGCAGATGTCTGGGTATAAGCGCATGCGGCGGCAGCACCAGAAGCAGCTGATCGCCCTGGAGAACAGGCTAAAGGCCGAGATGGATGAGCATAGGCTCCGGCTGCAGAAGGAATTAGAGACACACGCGAACAACACTTACATTGAGCTGGAAAGACTGGCCAAACGCCACGCTGCTCAAACAGACAAAGAGGTACAGCCTCGACAGCAGGTGTTATTTATGAATGAGATGGAAACTACTGAGTGGCTCAATTCACTTCAAGCCAAACTTGTGTCTGCGCCGGCACTTTTGACAGTTAGGAGATCAATGAGAGGTGataatttgaatattttaacGTCTCTTCACAGATGAAGTCAGTCGCAGCTGAAGAGAGGAGGATCCAGCAACAGATTGTCGCTCAGCAAAAGAAAGAGCTGACTACTTTCTTAGAGAATCAGAAAAAGGAGTACCGACTTTGCAAAGACAAGATCAAAGAAGTAAATATCATGAACAAATACAAGTTTAGGATCTCGTACATCGTACCTGTTCAGTGTGGAACACACTCAGATAATACTCactctgttctgttgtgttAATGGCTTTtatctgtgctgcaggagatgAGCGAGGACCCTTGCACACCcaaggaggagaagcaggagcgTCTGTCCAGGCACAAAGAAACAATACAGCGCTCTcaggctgaggaggaagctCACCTGCTGGCCCAGCAGAGGCTGGTCTACGACCGGAGCTGCAGGGCCCTCAAACGCCGAAGTCTGGTCAGGAGGCACGAGTTCGAACAGGAGCAACTGAGAGAGGTGATTTCCTGACTTTACACAACATAACGTGTAATCAGACCATGCAGAAAAGCTCAAAATTGGACATCACATTTGAATATATGTTGTCAGTGATGACCAGAGGCCACAGAAAATGTTGTTCCTGTATGGATGATTTTGTTAAGTTAAAAtagttgtttttattcagtccacattttttttgatatgaaacagaaacattgGCAACCTGGAAGCGATAAATTTCAATTTTGGTTGAAACATGGTTGCCCTCAGTGCAGCCCACGCTATACTGAACAAAACAGCTCATTTCTagaaacattttcagtcttattttcacttcaaTCACATCGATTTGAATTGAATGATGGGTCAGTCGTCGGGCAAATGCAGAATTCAGCATTTTAACTCAGTGTTTTACAGCAGGAGAGTCACCTCACCTATAAACAGaaacatatatgtatatatcataaaaaaatgaatacatttttaggAAATCTAACATTTTCTCACAGGTAAAAAGAAAGGTAAAACGAGCAGAGGCACTAATTTACATGCTAAGTTTGACAATTTCTCTTGTTTAGGCTGTCATTTACTAATTTGATCTGATTGACTGAACACCTTGGATTAACAATTTCAACATCAACATATAAAAAATACACTAAATTTATGAAATATGTCagcaaaaagaaatgtgatgtTACAAATAACTCATATGGCACCAGTCAAGAtgattcatgtttgtgtccacaaAGTGAATCAACCAGCCTCAACCTCACAAAAAGGTGGAAAGCCGAATTTGTGCTTATTGTGATTAAATATTGCATTTCATCAAACTTATTGCCACAGGAGCTGAACAAAAAGAGGACCCAGAAGGAGATGGAGCATGCCCTGATGATCCGGCAGGACGAGTCCACCCAGGACATGGAGCGCAGgcagctgcagatgctgcagaaGCTGCGTATCGAGCTCATGCGGCTGCAGCACCAGACGGAGCTCGAAAACCAGGAGGAGTACAATGGCCGGCGGCAGAGGGAGctacacaggaaacacactctggagcagcggcagcagcccAGAAACCTCAAGGTGCCCGGaactttctctttccctctgtgtggTTATTTAGTAAGTCCATAAATTTCGTTTCAAGAgcttttaaaagtgtgtttatCCAAAGagacatgaaatatttcatggTAGGAGGATCACATGATGGGTTTAATATGAAAGCTCTGCAGGTGCATCTGTACCATGGATTCTTCTTCTAAAGTGCCCATCAGAAATCTGAAAAAGCGATAATGTTGCAATGAAAACAGCTTATTCCGAAACATTTCTGTGATATCTTTCACTAATTTTactttttctcctccctttaTCTATcgacagggttttttttcttagttttagCCGCAATGGAGAGAAGTGAAAGCTCACTTCTTGTATGCAAACTGAAATGTCTCTCTACACTGGTAGCCTGAGAAGGTGAAATTAAATGATGATGACTGATCAATCTTAATTAATCATATTAAGAGAGATACTGCAAGAGAGTCATATTACTGTTTactatttaattttatttattgttctgtCAAAATtaaccagaaacacaaacacttggTGACCGTTTTGGTACCCtaacatttctttctcttttaaccCTCTGCAGACACTGGAGATGCAGATCAAGAAACAGTTCCAGGACACTTGCAAGGTGCAGAACAAGCAGTACAAAGCTCTTAGGAACCATCAGCTGGAGGTCTCTCCCAAAGGTGACCATAAGACCATCCTGAAGAGCCTGAAAGAGGAGCAGACACGCAAGCTAGCCATACTGGCGGAGCAGTATGAGCAGAGCATCAACGAGATGATGGCTTCACAAGCGGTACGAGGATCCTGAAGCCTTCTTCACCTCTATGCTGTTTAATTATCTGCACAACACATTTGCTTTTCACATCAAACTAATGGTAACAGTCTCAACTTCATGCGCATCAACTTTTTCCAACTTCATCACATGTTTACATTTGTAGAGCGCCGCTGAATGCCACACTTGCTCTGTAGATCTTTTGGCCTGCAGTGTGATAAATGAGGCCCAGCCTATGCTCGTTGCTAATGTGTTTGTAACTACCTCTGTCTCGCCGGGTCTCTAGATGCGATTAGACGCGGAGCAGGAAACCGAGTGCCAagctctgaagcagcagctgaagcaggagATGGAGCTCCTGGACGCCTACCAGAGAAAAACCAAGTCGCAGATGGAGACCCAACACGAGCGAGAGCAGCAGAAACTTGAGCAGAAGGTCTCCATACGCAGAGCGCACCTTGAACAGAAGGTAGGTTTAAGATCGCAGcctttaaataaatgcagcaggATGCCGTACTATTTAATAAACTGACCTCAGGATAGGTAGGCAGATAGATAAATATCCAGAGAGGCAGCTTATATGTTGACAacactgttacagcagcagttttgtTGGGAGATTTCACAATGAAATGCTCCGTTAGTGGCCCCTAGAGGTTGAAATGCTCAGTACACCCACATGCATGTACAAAAGTGGTGTGGGGAAGACTTCGGGTTTAGCTCCCCCTGGCCTGGATATTAGTCCCTGGACATGCGTGTTTGCAGTTCATCTACCATAGTTAGGGATGGAGGTAGTTAGGGGTGAACCTCCACGTGTCACACCGACATCCAGCTGGTAAAACACATCAGTGGCAGGTGAACAGAAGCAGCTGTGGTCTGACTGTGGAGCTCTGCAGGCTGCTTCAGGTCAACAGTAGAGTTAGTGAAAAGGACTGCAGTGCACCAGGAGGTGGGCTAGAGGAAGAGCCATTTAAACAATTAAAGGCCGCTTCAAGGTTGACGTTTGTGATTTTGTCGTGAAATGTGGTACATACACATGTTTCCTCATGTTTCCTCGGGATCACGAGGCCATCTCAGGTCAAAATTTTTAAGTACGgctgtgctaattagcaagcaTTATCATATTAACATGGTAAACTAAGATGTTGATCGTGGCAAATGTTTTACCTTCTAAACTTCAGCATGTTTACAGTCACTGTGAGCACTATTAGCATgcttatgttagcatttagctcaaagcaccgctgtaCCTAGTACAGCCTAGGCCGTTATAGACTCatagtcttgtttttctttccctctgacCTTGTTAAAACCCAATATGTCAAAAGCACTGAAGTAGTAACCCTTTGCCAGTAACCTTGCCACAAACTGGGCTTGCacaaaaatgaccacagagcaTTGGTATTACAGCAAATAGGGAAGTATGTCATCTATTAATGGGTTATGCATGAACAGATATATtcctttattttcctttaaGGCTTAATTGATCATTAAAGTAGATGCAGAATAATTTTATATCAACTAGTTGTTTCAGCTTTAGAGGTGGTGCTGGAAGTAAGGAGAGCCACCACTGACAATaagattgttattattattacatgatTATATTGTCATATTATACTATATTACATCATTACAGTATTTATCCATGTATCCATGGTAACACCACTGATACCTGCTGATTGGTACACTGACTAATGTTGCACTGCACTCTGTCGCCTTGGGTTTACTGCACTTTACTGTCCGGTCCGCTATATAATGTATTGTTCATTGTTGTTCTGTGCTGCTATGCTGCACTATAGTATGTATTATATTGCATGTGTTTTGCACCAGGACGGAGTCACCAGCGTATAAGCTTTTCATTGGGCCGTTTGATCCTCACAAATATCTCTATGTGTCTGCATCGTTAGCAGGGCGAAACACAAGCTTGCATTCAGTTTCCCCGTTAAACAACCACCATCACGTTTTTCGATTGCAGATCGAGGAGGAGCTGGCCGCACTGCAGAAGGAGCGTACCGAAAGGATAAAGCACTTGCTGGAACGTCAGGACAGAGAAATTAACACTTTTGACACAGAAAGTAGAAGCCTCGGCTTCGGAAGCCTGGGATCTCTGGACTTCCCCAAAGAAGACAACAGATGAAAGTGGATTTATCTTTCGAGGACAACATATCCGTGCCCTTTTCACGTCAACTCGGCCGCTCGTCACGTCCACGGTGACAAAGCTGGATAACTTTCTCtactgcttttcttctctcttagATATTGCATCTTTGACTCGAGGTGTTAACGTGCAATGAGAACTTCTTTTGTGAAACTTGAAGGGggaaagtgaaacaaaagaaTCTACAACAACATGTCAATAAAAATCCAACCTAGTCAGTGTAACTCAAAACTTGTGTGTTGAAAAATAACAGACTCTCTCCTCCATGCCATTTCCTCCTTTTGGTATGAATTGAATAAATCAGGAAATTTTAGTAAAATTGGCACTTTGATATGTTTAAGTAGAAACCCATCATGTTCGTATGATGcctaatgtgtgtgttacatggAGGGACATTGTGGAATGTGAGCTGCGGACTCCCCCGTGGTGTTaagctgctttgtctttttttttaatcagtttattttattttgttctatttattttatgCTCTGAATGTGAATATTACTGTATGGGGTCACTGGATAAAGTCAgagtttattcatttaattattattttttttggtcATACTTCCATATTGTGCTTatgcatacagtatactgtgGTCCCTCACTTTTCTAGGCGACAGTTCTTACCTTTTCTTTTACTTGATATGTAGGATCAATTGGCATTAGCTTGATCAACCCGTTTTATCTTATCACAACTCAAGATCCCACTTGGTAAAACTGCTTATTATTGCATGCACTTTAAGGACAAATTCAGGTTGTGAAGTGAAGCATGAATCTGTCAGAGATTTTAGCTGTttgtaaataaaagcattttttgtttgtttgttttaagccTATGGATACTGGACATAAGCGCCATATTTGATATGATACTTTCACAAATGCCTTTCTTTAAGTTGTGCCTGAAGCAGATTTCAGTTCCGTGTTTGTTATatctatattttatttactgagGCCGGCaccattttgttttggtttcatctAAACTTGTGAATCATTTAATGTTCACTAATCAAAGTTCTTGTAAAGGAAAATGGTGAGAATCGTGCTGTATAACTTTTGATATGAATATTTGTACATGAGAATATAGCTAGAACATACAGAGACACTGGTCTATTACTGATAACAGAGCTTAACGATAAAGTTTTTGCTTCGTTTCTGTTTTATAATATAGAGATATGGTCATACAATAACTGAATATATTGCTAAGTCAAATCACTAGACTCTCAGATTGTATAAATGCTGGTGAATGGAACCACAGACTTCTTATGATATCAGTACGATGATCGTTTATGGATCAACGGTTctacaaaagcaaacacaacatgtgGGTCCAGATTGCATTTGAGTAATTAGTGTCTAATGATCagatttacacattttttgCCATGTTCATTATGGTCATTGAACAGGTTGCACAATGTTTCCATTTATACTGAATGGAAAGATAATTGTTTGGTGCTTAATTTCTAATACCACCTTTAGCcttgtagtgtttttgtcttggAGAGACGATTGatttttacaaaatgtaaacGTGAAGCATTTTGAAACCCCTCTGAGTCAAAACACTACTAAGTTTTTCAAACACTCATGACATATTTAGAGTACCCCATGCAGTGAAACCCTCTAAAAATGAAGTATatgtatgaaaaaataaatactatTTTATCACGGGTCGATTTTTGAAACATTGTTTAATGTGGTGGTCTTGAATGCAACCCTGTTATGTTTGGCAGGTGTTTCtttacctgtgtttttcttttgcttttcatttcagagcCACAGCTTGTATCAGTGTTCGGTCATATTCCTCACAGGGCTGAAAGGTGGAAGACGTCCCCTAAAGTATTTTAAACAGAGGAATATAATGACATTCAATTTCTGATGGCAATAGAACTTAAATGCTCCTGTTTTACACCTAAATTCTGAATTTGTTATGTTTGACCACAGTGTGTTCTGAAGTTGAATGGCTCCTCTAGGTTTTTCAgccttttacattttcacaaacTTTCTGAAATTTGATGAAAACGTTTCTCATATGCAGTGAGGCCTTTTGTCTGGTCACATATAACTGAAGCCTTGCGGACAAATGGTTCCATACAAAAGTGCTATTGGGGTGCTTGAATAAGGTTTGCCTGAGAGCTTCAGAACAGTTATGAACTTACAATTTGTGTGAATTTTAAGTTACTAGAAATATGTATTTAGTTAGATTAAAGGGGACTTTCCTAAACAACCTTATTCACCATTTCCTGTGCagttcaaagacaaaataaaagagattctgttggaaaaaaaaaacaaaaggagtcTCAATTGACACCCTGCATCTTTTGATAGTGCATTTCTTATTGTTTGTGGTTGAATTTCCTTGTAATGCTCTCTTATGTGGTCTGGGActtctctcttttgcttttcttcgGTGTCATATGACCGCTGTGACCCACATTGTAACAAATGCTGCTCATTATGATTTACTGTAAAGCTACAAACATACATGCAGGTCAAAGATAATGTGAAAACCAGAGCCTAGAAAGTGGAACAGGAGGTGAGAGGGAAGTTGCTCTGCAGAGTGTTTTCTAGGCTTCCTTACTTTACAGGGTAAACTTGCCTGATTTAGGTGTTGATTTGGGACTTTTTTTGGCATGCCGGTACTGTATATACTGGCAGGAATCAGACTGTAGTTTCCTTGAATCGTCGATGTCTGCGGCACCATCTGCAGCAGTGGCCCTCCTCACCGCAACCCCTCTATTATCCCCTGGAGCAACTGGAAAGCCCCGAGGACGGCAGAAAAGTGGTTAAGCTTTACCTGAAGTAGTGCTGACATTATTGTGGTGCGTCGAGTTCCCCCATTTCTCAAGTAGTCAGTGGTTTGACAGCAATGCGGCATCTAGTGTGGATGCTTGAAACCAAGACGTGATCACCgttaaaaagaaacaacaaaaaaaacaatgtcagcTCTCAGCGAgctctttcagtttcagtgcCAAGTTAACCTGTTGCTCGCACACAGAACAAAATGCGATGTGATCTGTTTGTGCTGCCCTAAACACGTCACAGGGTGTCTCCAAGTGACCATCACTCCTCAGCAGTCAGCGGTGACGCTGATGAGATTAGACAAGACGTGAAAAACCCAGCCTTTGTTATTTGCGTGGCACACAGTAAACAAATCACAGGAGGATGCATCACCATCGTCATTTGTCATAATGAAATCACCCTCTGACAATGCGAGCAGAGACTTAAACTTGTGGATTATGACACTGACATATTGCCTAGTTCAGCTCGGCAGACCCTCCCCTTTACGCACTTGTAAAAGTTTCTGATTGAGaaatgcatttcctgtgaccTTGCCAGCTTCCTGTGCAAATGCCCGCATGAAAATATTGTTGCAGAAAAGACACACATGGACTGAGGAGCAGCTGCGACAGTTATACCGACAAAATTCAGCAGAAATGTTTACTGAAATTAAGAGACGGTGGCTAAAACAGTTAGTGTGAAAAGTCAGTCTTCTCAGGGATTGTTTTTATCACACCTCTCATAGATTTCCCGGTTCTTGTCTGGTAGAAACGACCTCTCCCTGCCACACATGGCAGTTTTTAAGAATTTTGCTTGTATTTTCTCTGGAGTCACCTTTGACTTTGCTGATTATATTCAGGTAAACTTTATAAGTTAAGCATTGTGGCATGTgtggtgttgttgttgaattatCCAAGTCATATTTAAGTCAATGGAAGAACCACAAAACCCCTTTCTGCTATGAGATTGCTACAGTGTGGCACGCTTTCACTTCAATTTAAGGAACTTTACATGCCACTCGAGGCACATTTGCTCTCACTGTATGTAGAAGGTGCATAAGAAAGATCGTCACTGTGCTTGCTTGTGCACTGTGGTGAGctcacttttactttttcacaCCCACAAAGTTCTGACCTTCTCACCCGTGCTCTCTAGGCGGCGATAAAAAAGCATGACAGGGAACCATGTCAAAGGGTACGCTGACCTCAGTCCTTCAATTATTTCCAAGAACGTCAGACCCTGTTTTCTAAATTCAGCAGGTTAATCCTCCTCAAGCGGTTTAAATACATCAGATTTGTGTAAAGATTCATGAGCACAAATTAAAAGGAAGTGCtattaaaaacactttgtgcTACCAGTGGTCAGACGTGTAATAATAATTAGACAACGTCCCACATGCTCTGTGAGAAGGCATGTCGggacatgaaagaaaaaaaaatgcacatctgaaaaaaaaaaggaggaaattcTGGGAAATTTGGTTGCCTCACAAAGTGCACGTCATTTCCTCCTGTGACAAATGTGTGGtttctgtcttttaaaaaaGTTTGAAAGGAGTGTGATTATGACAAGTCTGCGCAATTTGCCTGTGATACCGAGTGGAGAATGAATGGTCATGTAAAGAGTATGCATTTTCAACAGTTTATGGAACCAGCAGCAAGTAAGTTTCATCCCATACTTCTCTTTGAAAACACGAGAAATGATTAAACATAACTGCATCTCTTCTTGCTTCTCTATTGTGCATGCTGTTGTGGTTATTTTCGGTGCCTTTTAGCTGCTTATAGCTGCCTGAAACTGAGGTTTCAGATTCAATTTAACCGCTTCACAGCTTTTTTGAACTCAGTCTTGCTTTTCATTCAGCATCAGTGAAGTAAATGAgtttttaaactgctttttatGAGAATCTGACCAATATTTGAAGAGGCTGAGAATGTTTGTTGCCACCTTCACATACTATAACTACAGTGTTTGATTTTATACCATGTCTGAATTGATCATACAACAGACTTTTGGTGTTCTTTTGTCGCttgctgagtgtttgtgagGTGAAGAATCTATTTTTATCCCTCCTGCCCTCCACTTGtggctttaaaatgaagttCCCCTCGCCGCTGGGATGTAGGATAACCTAAACTGACCAGTTCCTTTCTCCTCAGCATTACTCTCTCTCCTGCTGGTTATGGCTGTTGATTCAACGAGAACTGTGGCGGCAAGCAGAAACCAGCAGTGTGGGAATTCTCTGCAACAGACCGTGAAGCTGACCAGACTCGTACAGAAGGAATCTGTCGACCTAATCAAAACATATGTGAGTGCAGACATAAAACTGCTGtatcttattttgctgtgttaaaCCCAGCGCTCCACCTTTAAACACAATATGCTGACTATCACTTTTTAAGACGTGtggcttcattcattcatctttcattctttctttatcTTTGCAGAAAGCCTCTCAAGGAGAAATGGCAGAGCTCTTCTGCAAGGTGTCACTTAACGACGTCCCGGACCCCAACATCTCCGGCCTGGAGCCCTCGGAGAGGATAGCGAGCATCTCCACGCATCTCCAAGCCTTCTTCCCGCATTTCAAGCGGGTGTACGAGCAGCAGACGGACTTGCAGTCGCCCACGAGCCCGCTGCTGGCTGAGCTCGCCACCGTCAGCGCTCGAAGCAAGAGCCTGGCCGCTCTCATAAACAGCTTTTATCAGAGCCTCTTCCCAAACCTGCCTGTACCGGAGCCAGCAGGGGGGCCGACAACACTACCTCCACCCCAGAACGTCTTCCAGCAGAAGGTCTACGGCTGCGTGGTCCTGAAGACCTACAAGGAGCTGCTGTCAAACGTTTCCAGAGAACTGAGGACtctaaaaaacaaagtgtgcagACGGAGgatgcaaataaacacactctTCTTCTGAGGATGACCTAAGGCTGGCCTTAGACAGTCTGCTTTCAACAACACTTATACTCACTGGGTTGTTAAAGACTTGAAAAGATAAGTGAGTATGAAGGTGGCTGGTACATCGGTGTAATGAAGCCTATTTATggtatttaatatttattttcttgcgTGTTTCTGATGAGAGGAGTGCTGTTATAAGATCAAGAGTGTAAAGGTTTCTCTGTATATTTAATTTGTCTAATATGTTATGTAAGGTTCTCTTTTGCTGATATAAACTTATTTGCTGTATATGGAATTATTAAAGATACTTTGCAGCTGTACCTTTTTAGCactcttttttttgcatcaatTTCAGCAACATGGAAGtgtttggggaaaaaagcagTCACGCATTTCATGATTCTTCTTATTTGCGCGATCAAATTCGAGTTTTAATCTGTTTCTACACTTTCAACAAAGATTTTGGGGGGGTTTGACAAGtgtaaaaactataaaaatagCATAATCCGTCCTCAAAGCATCATGTGCTGAGTTCTGCACAGAATCAGTCCATCAGGAGGGGttaaaagaaaatcaggaaGCTGCTGAGACGCTGACTGTGTGATATCAGCTCAGAATGACGCATGTGTTCAACACAAGGCTGCATCAGATAGGAAAGATTTCATGAAACTGGCGGGCTGTCTGGCCAGTCACaaggtgtgggtgtgtgtgggtcagATAACTGTATGTGTGGCTCGCACACTTGCATCCTCATATAGATGGGGATGCGAGTGTGTGAAAGGTGGGCCGGGTAAAACTGGAGAGAAGTTAGAATTCAGCAGAAAACCCTTCTTTAAAATAGATTAATAACAGACACTGCATGCAAGCCTGTCATCCATATGCAGCAAAGAAATATAACAAAGATACAAATATGTTTGCTAGAATTAAGTAATGCTTAACTAAACTT
The Chelmon rostratus isolate fCheRos1 chromosome 19, fCheRos1.pri, whole genome shotgun sequence DNA segment above includes these coding regions:
- the taok3b gene encoding serine/threonine-protein kinase TAO3 produces the protein MSGYKRMRRQHQKQLIALENRLKAEMDEHRLRLQKELETHANNTYIELERLAKRHAAQTDKEMKSVAAEERRIQQQIVAQQKKELTTFLENQKKEYRLCKDKIKEEMSEDPCTPKEEKQERLSRHKETIQRSQAEEEAHLLAQQRLVYDRSCRALKRRSLVRRHEFEQEQLREELNKKRTQKEMEHALMIRQDESTQDMERRQLQMLQKLRIELMRLQHQTELENQEEYNGRRQRELHRKHTLEQRQQPRNLKTLEMQIKKQFQDTCKVQNKQYKALRNHQLEVSPKGDHKTILKSLKEEQTRKLAILAEQYEQSINEMMASQAMRLDAEQETECQALKQQLKQEMELLDAYQRKTKSQMETQHEREQQKLEQKVSIRRAHLEQKIEEELAALQKERTERIKHLLERQDREINTFDTESRSLGFGSLGSLDFPKEDNR
- the m17 gene encoding IL-6 subfamily cytokine M17; this translates as MNGHVKSMHFQQFMEPAATLLSLLLVMAVDSTRTVAASRNQQCGNSLQQTVKLTRLVQKESVDLIKTYKASQGEMAELFCKVSLNDVPDPNISGLEPSERIASISTHLQAFFPHFKRVYEQQTDLQSPTSPLLAELATVSARSKSLAALINSFYQSLFPNLPVPEPAGGPTTLPPPQNVFQQKVYGCVVLKTYKELLSNVSRELRTLKNKVCRRRMQINTLFF